One segment of Phaeacidiphilus oryzae TH49 DNA contains the following:
- a CDS encoding ABC transporter permease: MSLTTRSRSAPPPPPPVPEAAAPRVPHRRWEALLGWFRDPRHLLLTAVAIVVAYLAVVPAATMAVASLQSSFLSVGPVQWTFRHYAETLGDGDFWAMAGNSFVYAVSVSVICTVVGFALAWLVTRTNTPAKWFARLAALIPLIVPGILNTVAWALLFAPHTGLLNELFRAVGLPAFDIYSLPGMVLVQSMHVVPVAFLMGSAAFATMDSSLEEAALSSGAPPRRVFRLVTVRMIRPAVMSAALLMFVQTISTFEVPQLIGVPGHTFVFVSRIYKALQTFPTDYGSVGVIGIFILVVAGLGLWLSRRVGGGGAATQTISGKGFRPGTTDLGRWRWLGLAASVLFFLVAVALPLLMLLWSSLLPGYEPPSASALRHLTLANYRAVLHTPDLTASVRNSLVTALIAGAVVTVLSSLVAYVTVKTKVRGRALLDGLATVPIAVPSVVMGVGILYWYLTAPIRLHLYGTLAILVIAFVTIGLPYGMRYIAPGMAQIKDELEEAAATSGATWWRTFRRVVVPLLAPSLLSAFLYTVIVAFREISAAIFLYTQDTQVVSVTIYQQWSNGSYPIVAALGVLIVVFLAVVVGLVRLVGGRAGLQRG; the protein is encoded by the coding sequence ATGAGCCTGACCACCAGATCCCGCTCGGCCCCGCCGCCCCCGCCGCCCGTGCCGGAAGCCGCCGCGCCGCGCGTCCCGCACCGCCGATGGGAGGCACTGCTGGGCTGGTTCCGCGACCCCCGGCACCTCCTGCTGACCGCCGTGGCGATCGTCGTCGCCTATCTGGCGGTGGTGCCCGCGGCCACCATGGCCGTCGCCAGCCTGCAGTCCTCCTTCCTCTCCGTGGGCCCGGTGCAGTGGACCTTCCGCCACTACGCGGAGACCCTGGGCGACGGCGACTTCTGGGCGATGGCCGGCAACTCCTTCGTCTACGCCGTCTCGGTCTCCGTCATCTGCACGGTCGTCGGCTTCGCCCTGGCCTGGCTGGTCACCAGGACCAACACCCCGGCCAAGTGGTTCGCCCGACTCGCCGCGCTGATCCCGCTGATCGTGCCCGGCATCCTCAACACCGTCGCCTGGGCGCTGCTCTTCGCCCCGCACACCGGCCTGCTCAACGAGCTCTTCCGGGCGGTCGGCCTGCCCGCCTTCGACATCTACTCACTGCCCGGGATGGTGCTGGTGCAGTCGATGCACGTGGTGCCGGTGGCCTTCCTGATGGGCAGTGCCGCCTTCGCCACCATGGACTCCTCGCTGGAGGAGGCGGCGCTCAGCTCCGGTGCCCCGCCGCGGCGGGTGTTCCGGCTGGTGACCGTGCGGATGATCCGGCCCGCCGTGATGTCCGCCGCGCTGCTGATGTTCGTGCAGACCATCTCCACCTTCGAGGTGCCGCAGCTGATCGGCGTCCCCGGGCACACCTTCGTCTTCGTCAGCCGGATCTACAAGGCGCTGCAGACCTTCCCCACCGACTACGGCTCGGTCGGCGTGATCGGCATCTTCATCCTGGTCGTGGCCGGACTGGGACTGTGGCTCTCCCGGCGGGTGGGCGGCGGCGGGGCGGCCACCCAGACCATCAGCGGCAAGGGCTTCCGCCCCGGCACCACCGACCTGGGCCGCTGGCGCTGGCTCGGTCTCGCCGCCTCCGTGCTCTTCTTCCTGGTCGCGGTCGCCCTGCCGCTGCTGATGCTGCTCTGGTCCTCCCTGCTGCCCGGCTACGAACCGCCGTCCGCGTCCGCCCTCCGCCATCTCACCCTGGCCAACTACCGTGCCGTGCTCCACACCCCCGACCTCACCGCCTCGGTCCGCAACAGCCTGGTCACCGCGTTGATCGCGGGGGCGGTCGTGACCGTCCTCAGTTCGCTGGTCGCCTACGTCACGGTCAAGACCAAGGTGCGCGGCCGGGCCCTGCTGGACGGGCTGGCCACCGTGCCGATCGCGGTGCCCAGCGTGGTGATGGGCGTCGGCATCCTCTACTGGTACCTCACCGCGCCGATCCGGCTGCACCTGTACGGGACGCTGGCCATCCTGGTGATCGCCTTCGTCACCATCGGCCTGCCGTACGGGATGCGGTACATCGCCCCGGGAATGGCCCAGATCAAGGACGAACTGGAGGAGGCCGCCGCGACCAGTGGGGCCACCTGGTGGCGGACCTTCCGCCGGGTGGTGGTGCCGCTGCTGGCGCCCTCGCTGCTCTCCGCCTTCCTCTACACCGTGATCGTCGCCTTCCGGGAGATCTCCGCGGCGATCTTCCTCTACACCCAGGACACCCAGGTCGTCTCGGTGACGATCTATCAGCAGTGGTCCAACGGCAGCTATCCGATCGTGGCCGCGCTGGGTGTGCTGATCGTCGTGTTCCTCGCCGTCGTGGTCGGACTGGTCCGGCTGGTCGGCGGCCGGGCCGGCCTCCAGCGCGGCTGA
- a CDS encoding DUF427 domain-containing protein has product MARETRVPGPDHPITIEKNPRRVVVRAGGAVVADTRRALTLSEGLEGGYPPVQYIPLEDVDPAVLTGTESHTYCPYKGEASYYSLRTGDGQEIADAVWTYPEPHPAVAEIAGHVAFYPKHVTIDQD; this is encoded by the coding sequence ATGGCGCGTGAGACGCGGGTGCCCGGACCGGACCACCCGATCACCATCGAGAAGAACCCCAGGCGGGTGGTCGTCCGGGCCGGCGGGGCGGTGGTCGCCGACACCCGCCGGGCACTGACCCTCTCCGAGGGCCTGGAGGGCGGGTACCCGCCGGTCCAGTACATCCCCCTGGAGGACGTCGACCCCGCGGTGCTGACCGGGACCGAGAGCCACACCTACTGCCCGTACAAGGGCGAGGCCTCCTACTACTCCCTCCGCACCGGGGACGGGCAGGAGATCGCCGACGCGGTGTGGACGTACCCCGAGCCGCATCCGGCGGTGGCCGAGATCGCCGGCCATGTCGCCTTCTACCCCAAGCATGTGACGATCGATCAGGACTGA
- a CDS encoding NAD-dependent protein deacetylase: protein MRIRPILDTPVSSGGPRPAGGLAEIGAQLAEGGVAVLSGAGISTESGIPDYRGESGRHQRHTPMTYQDFTGDEANRRRYWARGYIGRRAMARARPNDGHRAVQALRAAGLVTGVITQNVDGLHQAAGTADAVELHGSLDRVVCLDCRRITPRDELDARLLAANGEFLAETEAEGLRVNPDGDVELPDELVDGFRLVPCLTCGGVLKPDVVFFGENVPKERVERCFALVGSARSLLVLGSSLAVLSGLRFVRRAAADAKPVSIINLGPTRGDEYAHARVELPLGEVLPLLARRLGAPLPAEWA, encoded by the coding sequence ATGCGCATCCGACCGATCCTCGATACCCCGGTGTCCAGTGGCGGGCCGCGCCCGGCCGGCGGGCTCGCCGAGATCGGCGCGCAGCTCGCCGAGGGCGGGGTCGCCGTGCTGAGCGGCGCGGGGATCTCCACCGAGTCCGGGATCCCCGACTACCGCGGCGAGTCCGGCCGGCACCAGCGGCACACCCCGATGACGTACCAGGACTTCACCGGCGACGAGGCCAATCGCCGCCGGTACTGGGCGCGCGGCTACATCGGCCGGCGGGCGATGGCCCGGGCGCGCCCCAACGACGGCCACCGCGCGGTCCAGGCGCTGCGGGCCGCCGGGCTGGTCACCGGCGTGATCACGCAGAACGTGGACGGCCTCCACCAGGCCGCGGGCACCGCCGACGCGGTGGAGCTGCACGGCAGCCTGGACCGGGTGGTCTGCCTGGACTGCCGCCGGATCACCCCGCGCGACGAGCTGGACGCCCGGCTGCTCGCCGCCAACGGCGAGTTCCTGGCCGAGACCGAGGCCGAGGGGCTCCGGGTCAATCCGGACGGCGACGTGGAGCTCCCCGACGAGCTGGTCGACGGCTTCCGGCTGGTCCCCTGCCTGACCTGCGGCGGCGTCCTCAAGCCGGATGTGGTCTTCTTCGGCGAGAACGTCCCGAAGGAGCGGGTGGAGCGCTGCTTCGCGCTGGTCGGCTCGGCCCGCTCGCTCCTCGTCCTCGGCTCCTCGCTGGCCGTCCTCAGCGGCCTCCGCTTCGTCCGACGGGCGGCCGCGGACGCCAAGCCGGTCTCCATCATCAACCTCGGCCCCACCCGCGGCGACGAGTACGCCCACGCCCGCGTCGAACTCCCCCTGGGCGAGGTCCTCCCCCTCCTGGCCCGCCGCCTGGGGGCGCCGCTGCCCGCGGAATGGGCATAG
- a CDS encoding GntR family transcriptional regulator has product MIEDAERPRRVSAAHQVYAMTKELILSGELPPGSLISEGEIAERGRVSRTPVREAFLRLESEELLALHPKRGAVVVPVPPGEALDVLELRLAIEGSAAERIARSGLDAADRVRLRETIAEQREHARSGDVRAFAVADEAFHRGVVEASGNAIAARFYATLGDRQRRMSITALGPRPDRLAELADEHEELLGHLAAGDGAAFTAALRAHLSATHGSP; this is encoded by the coding sequence GTGATCGAGGATGCCGAGCGGCCGAGGCGCGTCTCCGCGGCGCACCAGGTCTATGCGATGACCAAGGAGCTGATCCTCAGCGGGGAGCTTCCGCCGGGGAGTCTGATCAGTGAAGGGGAGATCGCCGAGCGGGGGAGGGTGAGCCGGACCCCGGTGCGGGAGGCGTTCCTGCGGCTGGAGTCGGAGGAGCTGCTGGCGCTGCATCCCAAGCGGGGGGCGGTCGTCGTGCCGGTGCCGCCGGGGGAGGCGCTGGACGTGCTGGAACTGCGGCTGGCCATCGAGGGGTCGGCGGCCGAGCGGATCGCCAGGAGCGGGCTGGACGCCGCCGACCGGGTGCGGCTGCGGGAGACGATCGCCGAGCAGCGCGAGCACGCCCGGTCCGGCGACGTCCGGGCCTTCGCGGTCGCGGACGAGGCCTTCCACCGCGGGGTGGTCGAGGCCTCCGGCAACGCGATCGCCGCCCGCTTCTACGCCACCCTCGGCGACCGGCAGCGCCGGATGAGCATCACCGCGCTGGGTCCGCGCCCGGACCGGCTGGCCGAACTGGCCGACGAGCACGAGGAGTTGCTCGGCCACCTCGCCGCCGGCGACGGGGCGGCGTTCACCGCGGCCCTGCGCGCCCACCTGTCTGCGACCCACGGTTCACCGTGA
- a CDS encoding maleylpyruvate isomerase N-terminal domain-containing protein: MPSQPGPTALAPAADYDVPALRLAVEREAERVARLLAGAPDPDRPVPGLAWNVGQLAAHLCAAYHAFGLAIRGEDLPAELAAASATAVADAEADTHGGAAHDDTHGAAPGLRPERLAEINSRSLPLFQQPTPAEAAEALRAAAAALLAALDAHPDPAAPLPAPWYGAGVELPAAVLAALAVSETLVHGRDLAGALGADRRLPPESARAAAPVVLGAMLPLLADEAATGGPPVAFRLRIRGARPFDLRSADGRAHCGPAAGPVDCTLSLSADAALLIGFAREPVWRTIATGRSFAYGRRPWLGLGFHRRFRTP, encoded by the coding sequence ATGCCCTCCCAGCCCGGCCCGACCGCCCTCGCCCCCGCAGCCGACTACGACGTGCCCGCCCTCCGCCTGGCCGTCGAACGGGAGGCCGAACGGGTGGCCCGGCTCCTCGCCGGGGCCCCCGATCCGGACCGGCCGGTGCCCGGACTGGCCTGGAACGTCGGCCAGTTGGCCGCCCACCTGTGCGCCGCGTACCACGCCTTCGGCCTGGCGATCCGCGGCGAGGACCTCCCTGCCGAGCTGGCCGCCGCGAGCGCGACCGCCGTGGCAGACGCCGAGGCCGACACCCACGGCGGCGCCGCCCACGACGACACCCACGGCGCCGCCCCCGGCCTCCGCCCGGAGCGGCTGGCCGAGATCAACTCCCGTTCCCTGCCGCTCTTCCAGCAGCCCACGCCGGCCGAGGCGGCCGAGGCCCTGCGCGCCGCCGCGGCCGCCCTCCTCGCCGCCCTGGACGCCCACCCGGACCCGGCCGCCCCGCTGCCGGCCCCCTGGTACGGGGCCGGCGTCGAACTCCCGGCGGCGGTCCTCGCCGCCCTGGCGGTCAGCGAGACCCTGGTCCACGGCCGCGACCTGGCCGGCGCCCTCGGCGCCGACCGGCGCCTGCCGCCCGAGTCCGCGCGCGCCGCCGCGCCGGTGGTGCTCGGCGCGATGCTGCCGCTGCTGGCCGACGAGGCCGCCACCGGCGGGCCGCCGGTCGCGTTCCGGCTGCGCATCCGCGGGGCCCGGCCCTTCGACCTCCGTAGCGCCGACGGCCGGGCCCACTGCGGGCCGGCGGCCGGGCCCGTCGACTGCACCCTCTCGCTCAGCGCCGACGCCGCCCTGCTGATCGGCTTCGCCCGGGAGCCGGTCTGGCGGACGATAGCCACCGGACGGTCCTTCGCCTACGGCCGGCGCCCCTGGCTCGGCCTCGGCTTCCACCGCCGCTTCCGCACCCCCTGA
- a CDS encoding NUDIX domain-containing protein has translation MLQPFAAYLASRPRILVKARALIRDADGRVLLVRVRPADGSADAAAPWVLPGGTLEPDREHPRQAAVRELAEELGWSRRPGRLLAVDWSTRSGPEHHLIHVYDGGLADAGDLAGIRLQEDELTEWRLVTAAEAEELLRPQSAARLAAARSVALSAAGGRAVELLDGRPVGPVGPDGPAGPVGKS, from the coding sequence GTGCTGCAGCCGTTCGCGGCGTACCTCGCCTCCCGCCCCCGGATCCTGGTCAAGGCGCGGGCGCTGATCCGGGACGCCGACGGCCGCGTCCTGCTGGTCCGGGTCCGTCCGGCGGACGGCTCGGCGGACGCCGCCGCGCCCTGGGTGCTGCCGGGCGGCACCCTGGAGCCGGACCGGGAGCACCCCCGGCAGGCCGCCGTCCGCGAGTTGGCCGAGGAGCTGGGCTGGTCCCGCCGCCCCGGCCGGCTGCTGGCCGTGGACTGGTCCACCCGCAGCGGCCCCGAGCACCATCTGATCCACGTCTACGACGGCGGCCTCGCGGACGCCGGGGACCTGGCCGGGATCCGGCTCCAGGAGGACGAGTTGACGGAGTGGCGGCTGGTCACGGCGGCCGAGGCGGAGGAGCTCCTCCGCCCCCAGTCCGCGGCCCGGCTCGCCGCCGCCCGCTCGGTCGCCCTCTCCGCCGCCGGCGGCCGGGCCGTCGAGCTGCTGGACGGCCGGCCGGTGGGGCCGGTGGGACCCGACGGTCCGGCGGGTCCGGTCGGCAAGTCTTGA
- a CDS encoding ABC transporter ATP-binding protein: protein MIEISGLTKRFTGRAVTRNAVDAVDLSIPEGRLVTLLGPSGCGKTTTLRLIAGLERPDSGEIRIGGKLVCAPGQGVYVGAHQRPIGVVFQSYAVWPHMTAAENVMFPLRQGQRRVPAAEARRKAMAALDLVGLADLADRPAPALSGGQQQRVSLARALVREPEVLLLDEPLSNLDKGLRDRVRDEIRAVQQRLGITTVFVTHDQDEALAVSDEVVVMNLGRIVERGAAQDVYATPREEFTARFMGISNSLPGAVISVADGVAEVEVAHGKLSCLVSDGLGAGDRVNVFVRPESLGLSRKGGAERGGWQGTVEFSIYHGDCWDYHVRVGDDLLRSRIYRAKAGLAHGDPVYVVPEEESAIALPAGA, encoded by the coding sequence ATGATCGAGATAAGCGGACTGACCAAGCGCTTCACCGGTAGAGCGGTGACCAGGAACGCCGTGGACGCCGTGGACCTGTCCATTCCCGAGGGGCGCCTGGTGACCCTCCTCGGCCCGAGCGGCTGCGGCAAGACCACCACCCTGCGGCTGATCGCCGGTCTGGAGCGGCCGGACAGCGGCGAGATCCGGATCGGCGGCAAGCTGGTCTGCGCCCCCGGCCAGGGCGTGTACGTCGGCGCCCACCAGCGGCCGATCGGCGTGGTCTTCCAGTCCTACGCGGTGTGGCCGCACATGACCGCCGCGGAGAACGTGATGTTCCCGCTGCGCCAGGGGCAGCGCCGGGTGCCCGCCGCCGAGGCCAGGCGGAAGGCGATGGCGGCGCTGGACCTGGTCGGTCTCGCCGACCTCGCGGACCGGCCGGCGCCCGCCCTCTCCGGCGGCCAGCAGCAGCGCGTCTCGCTGGCCCGGGCGCTGGTCAGGGAGCCCGAGGTGCTGCTCCTCGACGAGCCGCTGAGCAACCTCGACAAGGGCCTGCGGGACCGGGTGCGGGACGAGATCCGCGCCGTCCAGCAGCGGCTCGGCATCACCACCGTCTTCGTCACCCACGACCAGGACGAGGCGCTGGCCGTCTCCGACGAGGTGGTCGTGATGAACCTCGGCCGGATCGTGGAGCGAGGGGCCGCCCAGGACGTCTACGCCACCCCGCGCGAGGAGTTCACCGCCCGCTTCATGGGGATCTCCAACAGCCTGCCGGGCGCGGTGATCTCGGTCGCGGACGGGGTGGCCGAGGTCGAGGTGGCGCACGGCAAGCTGAGCTGCCTGGTCTCCGACGGTCTCGGCGCGGGCGACCGGGTCAACGTCTTCGTCCGCCCGGAGAGCCTCGGCCTCTCCCGCAAGGGCGGTGCGGAGCGCGGGGGCTGGCAGGGCACCGTGGAGTTCTCCATCTACCACGGCGACTGCTGGGACTACCACGTCCGGGTCGGCGACGACCTCCTCCGCTCCCGCATCTACCGCGCGAAGGCGGGCCTGGCGCACGGCGACCCGGTGTACGTGGTCCCGGAGGAGGAGTCGGCGATCGCGCTGCCCGCGGGGGCCTGA
- a CDS encoding MFS transporter — protein sequence MSSAPVAARRWPVVAAAMFACGWGGNQFTPLLLMYRRLGGYSALSVDAFLGAYVVGLVPGLLLAGPVSDRSGRRRVMVAGTAASVLASAVLCFGGQSAWAIYAGRLVTGVAVGIAMAVGTSWVKELSAAADGGGDSGAAARRASFCQTVGFGLGAGVAGALAQWGPWPMVLPYLVHMAITAALPVLLLRVPETRGGAAGVEAAGAGAPTAGPARGLVLGLLRDLRIPPPARRRFRLVVLPMAPWVFGAAGLAYAVMPQLVGAKVGQWGLAYATALTVLMLGTGAAVQPLAKRLRGAGGHGGRAPVVAMSVMLAGAVLCAVDARWLSPWAAAVGAAVLGAGYGITVVTGLLEVQRMAGPDDLAGLTGVYFTLAYAGFLLPTVLATLSGLVSYPVMLAAVALLALCCLGLVCFGVRRTAAEGIRPQS from the coding sequence GTGTCGTCCGCGCCTGTCGCCGCCCGGCGTTGGCCGGTCGTCGCGGCGGCCATGTTCGCCTGCGGGTGGGGTGGGAACCAGTTCACGCCGCTGCTGCTGATGTACCGGCGGCTGGGCGGCTACTCCGCCCTCAGTGTGGACGCGTTCCTGGGGGCGTATGTGGTCGGGCTGGTGCCGGGGCTGCTGCTGGCCGGACCGGTGTCGGACCGGAGCGGTCGGCGGCGGGTGATGGTGGCCGGGACGGCCGCCTCCGTGCTGGCCAGTGCGGTGCTCTGCTTCGGTGGGCAGAGCGCCTGGGCGATCTATGCCGGACGGCTGGTCACCGGCGTGGCGGTGGGGATCGCCATGGCGGTGGGGACCAGCTGGGTGAAGGAGCTGTCGGCCGCGGCGGACGGTGGCGGCGACAGTGGGGCCGCGGCCCGGCGGGCCTCGTTCTGCCAGACGGTCGGGTTCGGGCTGGGCGCGGGTGTCGCCGGGGCGCTGGCGCAGTGGGGGCCGTGGCCGATGGTGCTGCCGTACCTGGTGCACATGGCGATCACCGCCGCGCTGCCGGTGCTGCTGCTGCGGGTGCCGGAGACCAGGGGCGGGGCGGCGGGCGTAGAGGCGGCGGGCGCCGGGGCGCCGACCGCCGGTCCGGCGCGCGGGCTCGTCCTCGGGCTGCTGCGGGATCTGCGGATCCCGCCGCCCGCCAGGCGCCGGTTCCGGCTGGTGGTGCTGCCGATGGCGCCCTGGGTGTTCGGCGCGGCGGGGCTGGCGTACGCGGTGATGCCGCAGCTGGTCGGGGCGAAGGTCGGGCAGTGGGGGCTGGCGTACGCGACCGCGCTCACCGTGCTGATGCTGGGCACCGGCGCGGCGGTGCAGCCGCTGGCGAAGCGGCTGCGGGGAGCCGGCGGCCACGGCGGCCGGGCCCCCGTGGTGGCGATGTCGGTGATGCTGGCCGGCGCGGTGCTCTGCGCCGTGGACGCGCGGTGGCTGTCGCCGTGGGCGGCGGCGGTCGGCGCGGCGGTGCTGGGCGCCGGCTACGGGATCACCGTGGTCACGGGGCTGCTGGAGGTGCAGCGGATGGCCGGCCCGGACGACCTCGCCGGGCTGACCGGCGTCTACTTCACCCTCGCCTACGCGGGCTTCCTGCTGCCGACCGTGCTGGCGACCCTCTCCGGGCTGGTCTCCTACCCGGTGATGCTGGCCGCCGTCGCCCTGCTGGCGCTGTGCTGCCTGGGCCTGGTCTGCTTCGGGGTGCGGCGGACCGCGGCGGAGGGGATCCGCCCTCAGTCCTGA
- a CDS encoding NUDIX domain-containing protein, with the protein MQPSETETATETESAGADAGRSAGGSEAESGTATGLPPGARPRPNGVLASSSVLIPDREGRVLCVRLTYGPHRIALPGGGQDPGESPRETAARECREEIGVTPRLRELAAVDWSAAPGRPPIATTVYWAEPLTAAEEGRLVLQPREIAACGHLTAEEVRAAATPRIARRITACLAAGPGAGPLELVNGHLADHSAAALPAGPPPADPPGRTPPPLSGPRSPSRWPRRSPRPCCSRSRRTSPPAPGSWSRRGR; encoded by the coding sequence ATGCAACCTTCCGAGACCGAAACCGCAACCGAGACCGAGAGCGCGGGCGCGGACGCGGGCAGAAGCGCGGGCGGAAGCGAGGCCGAGAGCGGGACGGCGACCGGCCTCCCGCCCGGAGCGCGGCCGCGGCCGAACGGCGTCCTCGCCTCCAGCTCGGTGCTGATCCCCGATCGGGAGGGCCGGGTGCTCTGTGTCCGCCTCACCTACGGGCCGCACCGGATCGCCCTCCCCGGCGGCGGTCAGGACCCCGGCGAGTCCCCGCGGGAGACCGCCGCCCGCGAATGCCGCGAGGAGATCGGCGTCACCCCGCGGCTGCGCGAGCTCGCCGCCGTGGACTGGTCGGCCGCCCCGGGCCGGCCGCCGATCGCCACCACCGTCTACTGGGCGGAGCCGCTCACCGCGGCGGAGGAGGGCCGGCTGGTCCTCCAGCCCCGGGAGATCGCGGCCTGCGGCCATCTGACCGCCGAGGAGGTCCGGGCCGCCGCCACCCCGCGGATCGCCCGCCGGATCACCGCCTGCCTGGCCGCCGGGCCCGGCGCGGGGCCGCTGGAACTGGTCAACGGCCACCTCGCCGACCACTCCGCTGCGGCCCTGCCGGCCGGCCCGCCGCCGGCCGACCCGCCGGGCCGGACGCCGCCGCCGCTGAGCGGGCCCCGCTCACCCTCGCGGTGGCCCCGCCGGAGCCCCCGCCCGTGCTGCAGCCGTTCGCGGCGTACCTCGCCTCCCGCCCCCGGATCCTGGTCAAGGCGCGGGCGCTGA
- a CDS encoding SAM-dependent methyltransferase — protein MADQTTGAEAGEQPGEEYEQGVDLRTHLPHPARMYDYYLGGKTNFAADREAAEQAIALYPQTRDVARANRAFLGRAVRFAAARGVRQFLDVGTGIPSPGNTNEVAAEVAPDARVVYVDNDPIVLTHARALLAGMDPSRRTRVLLGDLREPATLLAEAGAVLDLDRPVALMLVAILHFIRDEEDPAGLVRELLAPLAPGSCLILSHGTADGIEAELRTGGVDIYRNATAPLVFRTHEEVSGLFAGTDLVEPGLVLAHDWRPKAPGPEPAPPAPLAPTLYAGVGVKP, from the coding sequence GTGGCGGACCAGACCACCGGGGCCGAGGCCGGGGAGCAGCCCGGCGAGGAGTACGAGCAGGGCGTCGACCTGCGCACCCATCTGCCGCACCCGGCCCGGATGTACGACTACTACCTGGGCGGCAAGACCAACTTCGCCGCCGACCGCGAGGCCGCCGAGCAGGCCATCGCCCTCTACCCGCAGACCCGGGACGTGGCCCGGGCCAACCGCGCCTTCCTTGGCCGTGCGGTCCGCTTCGCCGCCGCCCGCGGCGTCCGGCAGTTCCTGGACGTCGGCACCGGCATCCCCTCCCCCGGCAACACCAACGAGGTCGCCGCCGAGGTCGCCCCGGACGCCCGGGTGGTCTACGTGGACAACGACCCGATCGTCCTCACCCACGCCCGCGCCCTGCTCGCCGGAATGGACCCGTCCCGCCGCACCCGGGTGCTGCTGGGCGACCTCCGCGAGCCGGCGACGCTGCTCGCCGAGGCGGGCGCGGTCCTCGACCTGGACCGCCCGGTGGCGCTGATGCTGGTCGCCATCCTGCACTTCATCCGCGACGAGGAGGACCCGGCGGGACTGGTCCGCGAGCTCCTGGCGCCGCTGGCCCCCGGCAGCTGCCTGATCCTCTCGCACGGCACCGCCGACGGCATCGAGGCCGAGCTCCGGACCGGCGGGGTGGACATCTACCGCAACGCGACCGCGCCGCTGGTCTTCCGGACCCACGAGGAGGTCTCCGGCCTCTTCGCGGGCACCGACCTGGTCGAGCCGGGGCTGGTGCTGGCGCACGACTGGCGGCCGAAGGCCCCCGGCCCCGAGCCGGCGCCGCCGGCGCCGCTGGCCCCCACCCTCTACGCCGGGGTGGGCGTGAAGCCGTGA
- a CDS encoding MBL fold metallo-hydrolase, whose amino-acid sequence MPASISRSTAYDQATAPFTEELAPGVHAYLQPPGSWCISNAGVIDAPSGPVLVDTAATIARATALRDTALRLCGGAAPRTVVNTHHHGDHTYGNSVFLPHATVVGHAECAEQLLAAGLQLHQIWPDIDWGEIILAPPTTTYSTTVHRLPHPELRIELIHPGVAHTTGDTIVWLPEQRIAFAGDLLMPGRSPFCFMGSATGMLTALQVLRELDPAVIVPGHGPVCGPEAIDDAADYFHRLLELARRTRAEGTDPLAAARAADLGPHSALGESERLGANLLRALADLDGTPPGAPLPLGPALSHMIALNGGTPLRCCA is encoded by the coding sequence ATGCCCGCGTCGATCTCCCGCAGCACCGCGTACGACCAAGCCACCGCGCCGTTCACCGAGGAGCTCGCTCCCGGCGTGCACGCCTACCTCCAGCCGCCCGGCAGTTGGTGCATCAGCAACGCCGGCGTCATCGACGCCCCGAGCGGCCCGGTCCTGGTGGACACCGCCGCCACCATCGCCCGGGCCACCGCGCTCCGGGACACCGCCCTGCGGCTGTGCGGCGGCGCGGCCCCGCGGACCGTCGTCAACACCCACCACCACGGCGACCACACCTACGGCAACTCGGTGTTCCTCCCGCACGCCACCGTCGTCGGCCACGCCGAGTGCGCCGAGCAGCTGCTGGCCGCCGGGCTCCAACTCCACCAGATCTGGCCGGACATCGACTGGGGCGAGATCATCCTGGCGCCGCCCACCACCACGTACTCCACCACCGTCCACCGGCTTCCGCACCCCGAGCTGCGGATCGAGCTGATCCACCCCGGGGTCGCGCACACCACCGGCGACACCATCGTCTGGCTGCCCGAGCAGCGGATCGCCTTCGCCGGCGACCTGCTGATGCCGGGCCGCAGCCCGTTCTGCTTCATGGGCTCCGCCACCGGGATGCTGACGGCCCTTCAGGTGCTCCGCGAGCTGGACCCGGCGGTGATCGTCCCCGGCCACGGACCGGTCTGCGGACCGGAGGCGATCGACGACGCCGCGGACTACTTCCACCGCCTCCTCGAACTCGCCCGGCGGACCCGGGCCGAGGGAACCGACCCGCTGGCGGCGGCGCGCGCCGCCGACCTCGGCCCGCACAGCGCCCTCGGCGAGAGCGAGCGCCTGGGCGCGAACCTCCTCCGCGCCCTCGCCGACCTGGACGGCACCCCGCCCGGCGCCCCGCTCCCGCTCGGTCCCGCGCTCTCCCACATGATCGCCCTCAACGGCGGCACTCCGCTGCGCTGCTGCGCCTGA